From Glycine max cultivar Williams 82 chromosome 11, Glycine_max_v4.0, whole genome shotgun sequence, the proteins below share one genomic window:
- the LOC100807879 gene encoding protein trichome birefringence-like 33 isoform X2: MQKMMKPPSSSSFPSLLRVKPRLSSYLFTLLAFILFAAILYGHDFVFIFRPRLHSNDHTTQTLFSTPVDVRSSTTKKENTEENKTAGTKSKREEEEECDVFNGRWVRDELTRPLYKESECPYIQPQLTCEEHGRPDKEYQRWRWQPHGCDLPTFSARLMLEKLRGKRMMFIGDSLNRSQYASLICLLHQLIPEHAKSEETLDSLTVFSAKEYNATIEFYWAPFLLESNSDNAVIHRVTDRIVRKGSINTHGRHWKDADIVVFNTYLWWITGSKMKILLGSFNDEVKEIIEMSTEDAYRMAIKSMLRWVRLNMDSNKTRVFFISMSPSHAKSIEWGGEAGGNCYNETTPIDDPTYWGSDSKKSIMQVIGEVFRKSKIPITFLNITQLSNYRKDAHTSIYKKQWNRLTPEQLANPASYADCTHWCLPGLPDTWNELLFAKLFYP, translated from the exons ATGCAAAAAATGATGAAgccaccttcttcttcttccttcccctCTCTTCTCAGAGTCAAGCCTCGTCTCTCTTCTTATCTCTTCACCCTCTTAGCTTTCATTCTCTTCGCCGCCATCCTATATGGCCATGACTTTGTCTTCATCTTCCGTCCACGCCTCCACTCCAACGATCACACCACACAAACACTCTTCTCCACACCCG TCGATGTGAGATCTTcaacaacaaagaaagaaaataccGAAGAAAATAAGACGGCGGGGACAAAATCGAAaagggaggaagaagaagagtgtGACGTGTTCAACGGAAGGTGGGTACGCGACGAGTTGACTCGGCCACTGTACAAGGAATCGGAGTGTCCGTACATACAGCCACAATTAACATGTGAAGAACACGGTCGGCCTGATAAGGAGTATCAGCGGTGGCGATGGCAGCCTCACGGTTGCGATCTTCCCAC ATTCAGTGCCAGATTAATGTTGGAAAAGCTTCGTGGGAAGAGGATGATGTTTATTGGAGACTCCCTCAATCGAAGTCAATATGCCTCTTTGATATGCCTTCTCCATCAACTTATTCCTGAACATGCCAAATCCGAGGAAACCTTGGATTCACTCACTGTCTTTTCAGCTAAG GAATACAATGCCACAATTGAGTTCTATTGGGCACCTTTTCTTCTTGAATCAAACTCCGATAATGCTGTCATCCATAGGGTAACTGATAGGATTGTGAGAAAAGGTTCAATCAATACGCATGGTCGTCATTGGAAAGACGCTGATATTGTTGTATTTAACACTTACCTTTGGTGGATAACTGGCTCTAAGATGAAGATCTT gCTTGGATCTTTTAACGATGAAGTAAAGGAGATTATTGAGATGTCAACAGAGGACGCTTATCGTATGGCTATCAAAAGTATGCTTAGATGGGTGAGGCTGAACATGGACTCCAACAAGACAAGAGTCTTCTTTATCAGCATGTCACCATCTCATGCAAA AAGCATAGAGTGGGGAGGTGAAGCAGGAGGGAACTGCTACAATGAAACAACACCAATTGATGATCCCACATATTGGGGTTCTGATTCTAAGAAAAGCATAATGCAAGTAATTGGGGAAGTGTTTAGAAAATCCAAAATACCTATAACTTTTCTCAACATTACCCAACTATCCAACTATCGTAAAGATGCACACACATCAATTTACAAGAAGCAATGGAATCGGTTGACTCCAGAGCAATTAGCTAACCCTGCTAGCTATGCTGATTGTACGCATTGGTGTTTGCCTGGACTTCCAGATACTTGGAATGAGCTTTTGTTTGCCAAGTTATTTTATCCTTGA
- the LOC100807879 gene encoding protein trichome birefringence-like 33 isoform X1, which translates to MQKMMKPPSSSSFPSLLRVKPRLSSYLFTLLAFILFAAILYGHDFVFIFRPRLHSNDHTTQTLFSTPVDVRSSTTKKENTEENKTAGTKSKREEEEECDVFNGRWVRDELTRPLYKESECPYIQPQLTCEEHGRPDKEYQRWRWQPHGCDLPTFSARLMLEKLRGKRMMFIGDSLNRSQYASLICLLHQLIPEHAKSEETLDSLTVFSAKEYNATIEFYWAPFLLESNSDNAVIHRVTDRIVRKGSINTHGRHWKDADIVVFNTYLWWITGSKMKILYVSLLYFTQAIIYFALYHFFDIAIAKHCLKFSQIFRLGSFNDEVKEIIEMSTEDAYRMAIKSMLRWVRLNMDSNKTRVFFISMSPSHAKSIEWGGEAGGNCYNETTPIDDPTYWGSDSKKSIMQVIGEVFRKSKIPITFLNITQLSNYRKDAHTSIYKKQWNRLTPEQLANPASYADCTHWCLPGLPDTWNELLFAKLFYP; encoded by the exons ATGCAAAAAATGATGAAgccaccttcttcttcttccttcccctCTCTTCTCAGAGTCAAGCCTCGTCTCTCTTCTTATCTCTTCACCCTCTTAGCTTTCATTCTCTTCGCCGCCATCCTATATGGCCATGACTTTGTCTTCATCTTCCGTCCACGCCTCCACTCCAACGATCACACCACACAAACACTCTTCTCCACACCCG TCGATGTGAGATCTTcaacaacaaagaaagaaaataccGAAGAAAATAAGACGGCGGGGACAAAATCGAAaagggaggaagaagaagagtgtGACGTGTTCAACGGAAGGTGGGTACGCGACGAGTTGACTCGGCCACTGTACAAGGAATCGGAGTGTCCGTACATACAGCCACAATTAACATGTGAAGAACACGGTCGGCCTGATAAGGAGTATCAGCGGTGGCGATGGCAGCCTCACGGTTGCGATCTTCCCAC ATTCAGTGCCAGATTAATGTTGGAAAAGCTTCGTGGGAAGAGGATGATGTTTATTGGAGACTCCCTCAATCGAAGTCAATATGCCTCTTTGATATGCCTTCTCCATCAACTTATTCCTGAACATGCCAAATCCGAGGAAACCTTGGATTCACTCACTGTCTTTTCAGCTAAG GAATACAATGCCACAATTGAGTTCTATTGGGCACCTTTTCTTCTTGAATCAAACTCCGATAATGCTGTCATCCATAGGGTAACTGATAGGATTGTGAGAAAAGGTTCAATCAATACGCATGGTCGTCATTGGAAAGACGCTGATATTGTTGTATTTAACACTTACCTTTGGTGGATAACTGGCTCTAAGATGAAGATCTTGTATGTTTCTCTACTTTACTTTACTCAAGCAATTATTTACTTTGCCCTCTATCATTTCTTTGACATTGCCATTGCAAAACATTGCTtgaagttttctcaaatttttaggCTTGGATCTTTTAACGATGAAGTAAAGGAGATTATTGAGATGTCAACAGAGGACGCTTATCGTATGGCTATCAAAAGTATGCTTAGATGGGTGAGGCTGAACATGGACTCCAACAAGACAAGAGTCTTCTTTATCAGCATGTCACCATCTCATGCAAA AAGCATAGAGTGGGGAGGTGAAGCAGGAGGGAACTGCTACAATGAAACAACACCAATTGATGATCCCACATATTGGGGTTCTGATTCTAAGAAAAGCATAATGCAAGTAATTGGGGAAGTGTTTAGAAAATCCAAAATACCTATAACTTTTCTCAACATTACCCAACTATCCAACTATCGTAAAGATGCACACACATCAATTTACAAGAAGCAATGGAATCGGTTGACTCCAGAGCAATTAGCTAACCCTGCTAGCTATGCTGATTGTACGCATTGGTGTTTGCCTGGACTTCCAGATACTTGGAATGAGCTTTTGTTTGCCAAGTTATTTTATCCTTGA
- the LOC100808416 gene encoding abscisic acid receptor PYL4, whose amino-acid sequence MLLLQHQQTHIYIAPEIFFYYKFKLIIIMPSSLHFDRFNPITHAATTVAIANGVNCPKQPQAPPSSTAARRLVVPSLSSGRGIAAPDTVALHHAHVVDPNQCCSIVTQHINAPVSAVWAVVRRFDNPQGYKNFVRSCHVITGDGIRVGAVREVRVVSGLPAETSTERLEILDDERHVISFSMVGGDHRLRNYQSVTTLHANGNGTLVIESYVVDVPQGNTKEETCVFVDTIVRCNLQSLAQIAENRTNNCEHTAQHC is encoded by the coding sequence ATGCTTTTGCTTCAACATCAACAAACTCATATCTATATCGCCCcagagatatttttttattataaattcaaactaataataataatgcctTCTTCTCTTCACTTTGATAGGTTCAATCCTATCACCCACGCCGCCACCACTGTCGCCATCGCCAACGGCGTAAACTGTCCGAAGCAGCCTCAAGCGCCGCCCTCTTCCACGGCGGCGCGTCGCCTCGTGgttccctctctctcttccgGCAGAGGAATCGCGGCCCCCGACACGGTGGCGCTCCACCACGCGCACGTGGTGGACCCCAACCAGTGCTGCTCCATCGTGACGCAGCACATCAACGCCCCCGTCTCCGCCGTTTGGGCGGTGGTGCGGCGCTTCGACAACCCGCAGGGATACAAGAACTTCGTGAGGAGCTGCCACGTCATCACCGGCGACGGCATTCGCGTCGGCGCCGTCCGCGAGGTGCGGGTGGTGTCGGGGCTCCCCGCCGAGACGAGCACGGAGCGGCTGGAGATCCTCGACGATGAGCGCCACGTCATCAGTTTCAGCATGGTCGGCGGCGACCACCGCCTCAGGAACTACCAGTCGGTGACGACGCTCCACGCCAACGGGAACGGGACACTTGTCATCGAATCATACGTCGTTGACGTACCGCAGGGTAACACTAAGGAGGAAACATGCGTGTTCGTCGACACAATCGTACGTTGTAACTTGCAGTCGCTGGCTCAGATCGCTGAGAACAGAACCAATAACTGTGAACACACTGCACAACACTGTTAA
- the LOC102659995 gene encoding cation/H(+) antiporter 15-like, whose protein sequence is MELQFNTKFSLQFTIVFLTGATGFAVLLLLIIRPLVNIVVERTPPGKPIKESYIVLLLLGPLVWAAISDTFGIYFIMGTFLYGLVLACALISPTYNIKPKHGVVLGLILKVKGIVELIFYSRMNKLKVIDTEVFSVTVMYVVVLTSLCIPLIKCLYRHRRVYEDVHNMIALIEACNPTTQSPLYVYVVHLIELVAKSTPILLPMNKNNRKSLSVDYPNTNHILRAFENYSNNSSGPLTVHSYVNVAPYRSMHGNHVANTIRNLNTKGTSGILVDRYSVLSWSSSKLSFDVGIFFIGGKDDREALALGIQMLERPNTRVTLFRFVLPTKQDSKFVIYGLKENEEEVLESTLDESLIDEFISKNDISSDIINVVYHEVVVEDCIQVLEAIRGMEKDYADQLGILGDMLASNEFCNGKVPVLVMQCGDEKRVKQLEKVGHNQLFL, encoded by the exons ATGGAACTCCAATTCAACACAAAATTCAGCTTGCAATTTACAATCGTATTTTTGACAGGTGCAACTGGATTCGCTGTGTTATTACTTCTTATTATACGACCACTAGTGAATATTGTTGTGGAGAGAACACCACCGGGGAAGCCAATTAAAGAATCATACATTGTCTTGTTACTTCTGGGGCCTTTGGTTTGGGCAGCTATTAGTGACACATTTGGCATATATTTCATCATGGGAACTTTCCTCTATGGTTTG GTACTTGCATGTGCGCTCATTTCTCCCACATATAATATTAAGCCCAAACATGGCGTTGTGCTTGGGCTCATATTGAAGGTCAAGGGTATAGTCGAACTCATCTTTTATAGTAGAATGAATAAACTCAAG GTTATTGATACAGAAGTATTTAGTGTAACAGTGATGTATGTGGTGGTCTTGACATCACTGTGCATACCCTTGATCAAATGCTTGTACAGGCATCGTCGAGTGT ATGAAGACGTGCACAACATGATTGCCCTAATAGAAGCATGCAACCCTACCACACAAAGCCCCTTATATGTCTACGTGGTACATCTCATTGAGCTCGTTGCAAAAAGCACTCCCATTCTTCTTCCCATGAACAAGAACAATAGAAAATCTTTGTCCGTGGACTACCCCAACACCAACCATATTTTACGTGCCTTCGAGAACTACTCCAACAACTCAAGTGGTCCCCTAACCGTTCATTCATACGTTAACGTGGCTCCCTACAGAAGCATGCACG GAAACCACGTGGCCAACACCATTCGCAACCTTAACACAAAGGGTACGTCGGGGATACTAGTGGATAGATACTCAGTGCTAAGTTGGAGTAGCTCCAAGTTGTCTTTTGATGTTGGTATCTTCTTCATTGGTGGAAAAGACGATAGAGAAGCATTGGCATTGGGGATTCAAATGTTGGAACGCCCCAACACTCGTGTCACTTTGTTCCGGTTTGTTTTGCCCACAAAGCAAGATTCAAAGTTTGTTATATACGGActtaaagaaaatgaagaggAGGTGTTAGAGAGCACGCTGGATGAGAGTTTAATAGATGAGTTTATTTCCAAGAATGATATTAGTAGTGATATTATTAATGTTGTTTACCATGAGGTTGTGGTGGAAGATTGCATTCAAGTGTTGGAAGCAATTCGTGGAATGGAGAAAGACTATGCGGATCAGCTGGGAATTTTGGGGGATATGTTGGCATCCAATGAGTTTTGTAATGGGAAAGTTCCCGTATTGGTGATGCAATGCGGTGATGAGAAGCGGGTAAAACAATTAGAAAAGGTTGGCCATAATCAACTCTTCCTTTAA